In Verrucomicrobiia bacterium, the following proteins share a genomic window:
- a CDS encoding DUF533 domain-containing protein: MNDAEQRGLLGLCLMAAFADGTKSDVERDRVREIVAGFENPGLKAMELYRDVLLKKVSMEELAGALQTPESRLLAYEMALGVCEADDRLNDEERRFLDGLQRRLGLGDGRVAPLRREADEIVAAAVPPVLASPAPVALAAVVSEEDLDGMIRNQAILAGALELLPGSLATMAIIPLQMRLVYRIGQRYGHSLDRGHIGEFLAAAGIGVSAQVIEGYATKLMKGILGKVAGGLGRGLAGAFTGSAMAFASTWALGQMARRYYAGGRSLNGMQMRETFQSLLGEARGMQARYLPEIQRQSRQLNVTEVMRMARGG, from the coding sequence GTGAACGATGCCGAGCAGCGCGGATTGCTGGGGTTGTGCCTGATGGCGGCCTTTGCGGACGGGACGAAGAGCGACGTGGAGCGGGACCGGGTGCGGGAGATCGTGGCAGGGTTCGAGAACCCGGGTTTGAAGGCGATGGAGTTATATCGGGATGTGCTGTTGAAGAAGGTGTCGATGGAAGAACTGGCCGGGGCCCTGCAAACGCCCGAATCCAGGCTGTTGGCCTACGAGATGGCGCTCGGGGTGTGCGAGGCGGATGACCGATTGAACGACGAGGAGCGCCGGTTCCTGGATGGGTTGCAGCGGCGGTTGGGTCTTGGAGACGGACGGGTGGCCCCGCTGCGGCGGGAGGCGGACGAAATTGTGGCGGCGGCGGTTCCGCCGGTGCTGGCGTCGCCTGCGCCGGTCGCCTTGGCCGCGGTCGTCTCGGAGGAGGACCTCGACGGGATGATCCGGAATCAGGCGATTTTGGCGGGGGCCTTGGAACTCTTGCCGGGTTCGCTGGCGACCATGGCGATCATACCGTTGCAGATGCGGTTGGTGTATCGGATCGGCCAGCGGTACGGGCACAGTCTGGACCGGGGTCACATCGGTGAATTCCTCGCCGCCGCGGGCATCGGGGTGTCGGCGCAGGTGATCGAAGGGTACGCGACGAAGCTGATGAAGGGGATTCTGGGGAAAGTGGCGGGTGGATTGGGGCGGGGACTGGCTGGGGCGTTCACCGGATCGGCGATGGCGTTTGCCAGCACTTGGGCGTTGGGTCAGATGGCGCGGCGGTACTATGCGGGAGGCCGTTCTCTCAATGGGATGCAGATGCGGGAGACATTTCAGTCGCTATTGGGCGAAGCCAGGGGGATGCAGGCCCGGTACCTTCCTGAGATCCAACGCCAGAGCAGGCAACTGAATGTGACCGAGGTCATGCGAATGGCGCGAGGCGGGTGA